TGCCAGGTGAGGACCCGGCCCCGGGTCGCCGCAACGGCCTCCCGGGCCTTCTCCGTCACGGCCCCGACGCCCTGGTAACGCTGGCAGTGGTCGTCGGCGCAGACGTCGAAGTGCTCGTGGTCCTCCCGGCCATACCAGCGCCGGATCTCGGCGATCCCGGCATCGTCACAGCCGGCGGCCGCGTCCGCTTTCCGCTCCGGAGATTCCCGGAGCCGCCCCGCCTTCCGCTCCAGCATGGCCAGGATCCAGCTCCGGGAGAGGACCGCGTGGGCCTTGAGAAACTCCGGGGGTGCTGCGGGGCTCATCTCCGATGAGACGACGCTCTCCAGGTAGGCCTCCAGGGGGATCTCGTTGACGGCGGAGAGCAGGCCTTCCCTGCACTCCAGGACGAGGTCGCCCTGGAACGCCTGCTCCCGCCTGCGCTCCCAGTGGAACGCAACACCGATGGTCACGTCCCGGAGGACGAAAGGGGCATCGCCGGAAACCCGGCACCGGATGCAGCGGGCGACGACCGGGGCGCCGTCTTGTCCGCCGCTTAAAACCACATGCTCCCCGTCCGCAACCGCCCGGAACGGACCGGCCGGAAAATCCCGTCCATTCACGGAAACCGTTTCCCGGAAGGCTCCGGTTACGGTTTCTGCGCGGCCGATGATGCCGACAGTTATGGCGGGTTCCATCCGGATCATGCTCCCTCCCCGTTCCGGCCGCAGGCGGAATGCGGCGTCAGGCAGACTAGGGTCTTTTTGCGGGTCCGTCAAGGCTGGAAATGTAATGGACGCATCGTCCCCGATCAACTATAAGAAACGCGGCCCTCGGCGGGGAGGCGGCCCCGGGGCGAAAGGAGACGGCGGGAAAAAATCGGAATTCAAATCCGGTTGCTTTCCGTTTTCGACAGCGTTTTTCCACCTCTGCGGCTGTTCAAAAAGGGTTGAATGCAAGGCGCCCGAAGTTCCGGGCTGCGAGGCGTACTTTGTCGTACGTCGAGCGGCACGGGACAAGGGCAACGCGGCAGACGCCCTTTTTCAACAGCCGCACACAGGGAATACCCTATGGAGAACCAACCCCTTATCGGCCTCAACATGTCCGTCCTGGAGCAGGAAGGGGCGG
Above is a window of Syntrophaceae bacterium DNA encoding:
- a CDS encoding SpoIID/LytB domain-containing protein, producing MIRMEPAITVGIIGRAETVTGAFRETVSVNGRDFPAGPFRAVADGEHVVLSGGQDGAPVVARCIRCRVSGDAPFVLRDVTIGVAFHWERRREQAFQGDLVLECREGLLSAVNEIPLEAYLESVVSSEMSPAAPPEFLKAHAVLSRSWILAMLERKAGRLRESPERKADAAAGCDDAGIAEIRRWYGREDHEHFDVCADDHCQRYQGVGAVTEKAREAVAATRGRVLTWQGEVCDARYSKCCGGRTERFQSAWEDVHVPYLVSVADGPASFPVVSNEEEAERWIRSEPEACCRVRDPDILKTVLPDFDRETPDFFRWKVEYGREELQAILEEKSGLGFGDLLDLVPLERGPSGRIVRLRVEGSRRTVVVGKELEIRRWLSRSHLYSSAFIVETEGPPSGPPERFIIHGAGWGHGVGFCQIGAAALAWRGDRAEEILARYFPGTSLTRLYD